In Deltaproteobacteria bacterium, one DNA window encodes the following:
- a CDS encoding ribbon-helix-helix domain-containing protein: protein MRNRTFHTSINLLIEAGLYQRLRWAAKQTKTSMSKIVREGIKLILAQIEKEIDIVMGGHK from the coding sequence ATGAGAAACAGAACATTTCATACCTCGATAAATCTACTCATTGAAGCAGGGCTTTATCAAAGGCTCAGATGGGCCGCCAAACAAACAAAGACCAGTATGTCAAAGATTGTTCGTGAAGGCATAAAGCTCATACTGGCCCAGATTGAAAAAGAAATTGATATCGTTATGGGAGGGCATAAATGA
- a CDS encoding ribbon-helix-helix protein, CopG family, with protein MKKKIYIRPVCIMLSQEMYEQVAKLTEQREISMSDYIRVALHDKLAGEQQSANGRIKP; from the coding sequence ATGAAAAAGAAAATCTATATCAGGCCGGTTTGTATCATGCTTAGCCAGGAGATGTATGAACAAGTTGCCAAACTGACGGAGCAAAGAGAAATCAGCATGTCAGATTACATTCGGGTGGCACTTCATGACAAATTGGCCGGAGAACAGCAATCAGCAAACGGGAGGATTAAACCATGA